The genomic window CCATTCATGGCATAACCAACCATTCTAGCACTTTTTGCAGCTCCTAAATATTTAGCAATCGCGCCATAACTAGTAACACGACCAAAAGGAATTAATTTAGCCACTTCATATACTTTATCAAAAAAATTGAGTGTTTCCGGCTTCATTTCTATATTTCTCTAATAATATTTATTAAAGTCACAATAGCAATAATTCCAGTAATACTTCCAATAATACGATTCATATTTTTTTGCGATGTTAAAGTTTTACTCTTTATTTTATCGAAAAAGAAAATATACATATATAAGGTAACGAATGTCCCCATAGCTGCACCAGCAACATATGAAATAATACTGGTTTGACTAAAATCTAACCAACCAAAAGACGCTAAAGTAATAGTTATGTAGGCCTGATAAGGAATAGGAAATACATTAATTCCCGATAAAAAAACACCTTGAAAAAACCGACTACCTTTACTTCTAACCTTTGGCTCTACCTGCTCTTTAGGTTCCGATTTTGCTATAAACAAAAAATAAATAGTCACTAATACAAAAACAACAAAAGCTACGCGTTGTAAAACATCTATAACATCATGATTTCTACTTAAATAAAGTGCAAAAACTGCCGCGATGCTAGTTTGAATAATTACTACTACACAAGCTCCTACAGAAAACATAATACCGCGTACATGCCCTTCTTTTAAACTAATTTTAGCAGCCGTCATGTTTAACAACCCTGGCGGAATAACACCAACAAGCGCAAAAACTAACCCCAAAAAAAAGATAAATGTAATGTTCAAAACTATTTAATTTTAAATTTAATATAAGTGATAGGTTTATTTTTCTCTAAATATTGCGACTCGTAAAAGGTTTGAATACTAGTCACCTCTTCTGGGCTACCTTCTTGTTTGTAAACATTATGGTTGGCATACAAAACTTCGTGACCAGCTCCATGTAGCAATCCTAGTGTATAACCGTGCATAAATTCGCTATCAGTTTTTAAATTCATGACACCATCTGGTTTCAGAATCTGTTTGTAACGTTCCAAGAAAACAGCATTTGTCATACGGTGTTTGGTACGCTTGTATTTTATTTGTGGATCTGGAAATGTTATCCAGATTTCGTCTACTTCATTGTTAGCAAAAGCATGATCGATAAGCTCTATTTGCGTACGCAGAAAAGCCACATTAGGTATATTTTCTTCTATGGCAGTTTTTGCTCCTCTCCAAAATCGAGCACCTTTAATATCGACACCAATAAAATTTTTATTTGGATACTTTTGAGCTAATGCTACTGAATATTCTCCTTTTCCGCAACCTAATTCTAGCACTAACGGATTCTCGTTTTTAAAAACTTCGGAGCGCCAATGTCCTTTTAGATTGAAATTTGACTCGACCAATTCTTCTCGCGATGGTTGAAATACGTTGGAAAAGGTTTCGTTTTCTCTAAATCGTCTCAGTTTATTTTTACTACCCACAGTATATTAACTATTTGTTATTATTAGTTTTGAATTGGTAAAATTACGGAAATATACCCAAGTCTTTATATGCTTACCTTTGAATTTGCGGAAATGTGCGTTAGGGATTGATGCGGCATCCTTTTTTTGTGCTAGCCAAAACATTAAAAATAAGCCAAATCTACTTGATTATCTTTGAGCTTAATGATATGCTAAAACAAAGGAAAGCACAACAAAAGATATAGCGGAAAGCCCGACCCATGTGGTAACGCCCAAATGATACTTTTTATTTATAAATTTAATTAATGAAAAAACGAATTTTAGTAGCTCCATTAAATTGGGGTTTAGGCCATGCCACACGATGTATACCTATTATTAATGCGTTAATTTTAAATGGATTTGAACCCATTATTGCTAGTGACGGCGTAGCTTTGGCTTTATTGAAAAAAGAATTTCCAAATCTAAAATGTTTGGAATTACCATCATACAACGTAACTTATGCTAAAAACGGGAAGCATTTTAAGTTGAAATTAATTAAAGATTCACCAAAACTTTTGAAGGCAATTAAAGCTGAAAAAAAAGCGGTTAAGAATATTGTAGATTCAGAAGGGATTTCTGGTATAATTTCGGATAACCGATTAGGTGTGCGGAGTAAGAAAGTGCCATCGGTTTTTATCACACATCAATTAAATGTTTTAAGTGGTATCACAACTTGGTTTAGCACTAAAATACACCAGAAAATTATTAATAAATTCCATGCTTGTTGGGTTCCGGATACTGCTGGAGAAATTAATTTAAGTGGAAAACTAGGACATATTAAGCATTTTGAAATACCCACGACATATATTGGACCTTTAAGTCGCTTTACTAAAAAAGAGACTGAAATTAAAAATGATTTAATGGTTTTAATTTCGGGTCCAGAACCGCAGCGCAGCATGTTGGAAGAACGCCTTTTAGCAGAACTGAAAGATTTTAATGGTAAAATTATGTTTGTAAAAGGTGTGATGGAAAACGAGCAAACCATACAAGTAAACGGCAATATGACGATTTACAATTTTATGACATCCACTTTATTAGAAAAAACAATTAATGAAAGTGAATTAATAATTTCGCGCTCTGGTTACACTACAGTAATGGATTTAGCTAAACTGAACAAAAAAGCCTTTTTTATACCAACACCTGGGCAGTTTGAACAAGAATATTTGGCTGAAAGATTAAGTGATATGCGATTAGTACCAACTTGTAGTCAGGATAATTTTAGTTTGAAAACACTTGAAAACATAACGGGTTATGCAGGCTTGAAAACTTTTGATTTTGAGGTTGATTTTAAAGTATTATTAAGCCTTTTCCAGGGTGAATGAAAACTCGCTACCTACGCTGTACTCGCTTTCTACATATATTTTTTCTTGGTGTGCTTCAATAATATGTTTTACTATCGATAGACCAAGACCTGAGCCTCCTTCTTTTCGGGATCCTGTTTTATCTACACGATAAAAACGCTCGAATAATCGTGGTAAATGCGTCTCAGATATACCTTCTCCATTATCAGTTACACGAACAATAATTTTATTTTTTATTAAATTTTCTATACTAATTTCGGTAGTTCCTTTTTCACTACCATACTTAATAGAATTTACAATAAGGTTGATTAACACTTGTTGAATGCGCTCTTTATCG from Algibacter sp. L1A34 includes these protein-coding regions:
- a CDS encoding LysE family translocator, yielding MNITFIFFLGLVFALVGVIPPGLLNMTAAKISLKEGHVRGIMFSVGACVVVIIQTSIAAVFALYLSRNHDVIDVLQRVAFVVFVLVTIYFLFIAKSEPKEQVEPKVRSKGSRFFQGVFLSGINVFPIPYQAYITITLASFGWLDFSQTSIISYVAGAAMGTFVTLYMYIFFFDKIKSKTLTSQKNMNRIIGSITGIIAIVTLINIIREI
- the trmB gene encoding tRNA (guanosine(46)-N7)-methyltransferase TrmB yields the protein MGSKNKLRRFRENETFSNVFQPSREELVESNFNLKGHWRSEVFKNENPLVLELGCGKGEYSVALAQKYPNKNFIGVDIKGARFWRGAKTAIEENIPNVAFLRTQIELIDHAFANNEVDEIWITFPDPQIKYKRTKHRMTNAVFLERYKQILKPDGVMNLKTDSEFMHGYTLGLLHGAGHEVLYANHNVYKQEGSPEEVTSIQTFYESQYLEKNKPITYIKFKIK
- a CDS encoding glycosyltransferase; protein product: MKKRILVAPLNWGLGHATRCIPIINALILNGFEPIIASDGVALALLKKEFPNLKCLELPSYNVTYAKNGKHFKLKLIKDSPKLLKAIKAEKKAVKNIVDSEGISGIISDNRLGVRSKKVPSVFITHQLNVLSGITTWFSTKIHQKIINKFHACWVPDTAGEINLSGKLGHIKHFEIPTTYIGPLSRFTKKETEIKNDLMVLISGPEPQRSMLEERLLAELKDFNGKIMFVKGVMENEQTIQVNGNMTIYNFMTSTLLEKTINESELIISRSGYTTVMDLAKLNKKAFFIPTPGQFEQEYLAERLSDMRLVPTCSQDNFSLKTLENITGYAGLKTFDFEVDFKVLLSLFQGE